From one Orcinus orca chromosome 10, mOrcOrc1.1, whole genome shotgun sequence genomic stretch:
- the AGPAT1 gene encoding 1-acyl-sn-glycerol-3-phosphate acyltransferase alpha, with amino-acid sequence MELWPGVWPLLLLLSLLLPTLWFCSPSAKYFFKMAFYNGWILFLAVLAIPVCAVRGRNVENMKILRLMLLHIKYLYGIRVEVRGAHHFPPSQPYVVVSNHQSSLDLLGMMEVLPGRCVPIAKRELLWAGSAGLACWLAGVIFIDRKRTGDAISVMSEVAQTLLTQDVRVWVFPEGTRNHNGSMLPFKRGAFHLAVQAQVPIVPIVMSSYQDFYCKKERRFTSGRCQVRVLPPVPTEGLTPDDVPALADTVRHSMLTVFREISTDGRGGGDYLKKPGGVGEAQL; translated from the exons ATGGAGCTGTGGCCAGGGGTGTGGCCTCTACTGCTGCTGCTCTCCCTGCTGCTGCCCACTCTGTGGTTCTGCAGCCCCAGTGCCAAGTACTTCTTCAAGATGGCCTTCTACAATGGCTGGATCCTCTTCCTGGCTGTGCTCGCCATCCCTGTGTGTGCCGTGCGAGGACGCAACGTCGAGAACATGAA GATCTTGCGTCTGATGCTGCTCCACATCAAATACCTGTACGGGATCCGAGTGGAGGTGCGAGGGGCTCACCACTTCCCTCCTTCACAGCCCTACGTTGTTGTCTCCAACCACCAGAGCTCCCTCGACCTGCTTG GGATGATGGAGGTACTGCCAGGCCGCTGTGTGCCCATTGCCAAGCGCGAGCTACTGTGGGCCGGCTCTGCCGGGCTGGCCTGCTGGCTGGCAGGAGTCATCTTCATTGACCGGAAGCGCACTGGGGATGCCATCAGTGTCATGTCTGAGGTCGCCCAGACCCTGCTCACACAGGAT gtACGGGTCTGGGTTTTTCCTGAGGGCACGAGAAACCACAATGGCTCCATGCTGCCCTTCAAACGTGGCGCCTTCCACCTCGCAGTGCAGGCCCAG GTTCCCATTGTTCCCATAGTCATGTCCTCCTATCAAGACTTCTACTGCAAGAAGGAGCGCCGCTTCACTTCAG GGCGATGTCAGGTACGGGTGCTGCCCCCAGTGCCCACAGAAGGGCTGACACCAGATGACGTCCCAGCTCTGGCCGACACAGTCCGACACTCCATGCTCACCGTTTTCCGGGAAATCTCCACTgatggcaggggtggtggtgactATCTGAAgaagcctggaggggtgggcgAGGCCCAGCTCTGA